One Indicator indicator isolate 239-I01 chromosome Z, UM_Iind_1.1, whole genome shotgun sequence genomic window carries:
- the MACIR gene encoding macrophage immunometabolism regulator, translating to MEVDINRESRATLSTLPVPLAEVNPAGRMEAEKPRCSSTPCSPMRRTVAGYQILHMDSNYLVGFTTGEELLKLAQKCTGSEENKGESGTNLRSKQLDSGLPRSSRLYKTRSRYYQPYEIPAVNGRRRRRMPSSGDKCTKALPYEPYKALHGPLPLCLLKGKKAHSKSLDYLNLDKMSIKEPADTEVLQYQLQHLTLRGDRMFARNNT from the coding sequence ATGGAAGTTGACATAAATAGAGAGTCCAGAGCTACCCTATCCACCCTCCCTGTGCCTCTTGCAGAGGTGAATCCTGCAGGCAGGATGGAAGCAGAGAAGCCCCGCTGTTCCAGTACACCCTGCTCACCGATGCGGAGGACAGTTGCGGGATATCAAATCCTTCACATGGATTCTAATTATCTGGTTGGCTTCACgactggagaggagctgctaAAATTGGCTCAAAAGTGTACAGGAAGTGAAGAGAATAAAGGGGAATCTGGGACAAACCTACGCTCCAAACAGCTTGATTCAGGACTTCCACGTTCCTCCCGTTTGtacaaaactagaagtaggtaCTACCAGCCATATGAAATCCCAGCAGTAaatggaaggaggaggagacgAATGCCCAGCTCAGGGGATAAATGCACTAAGGCTTTACCATATGAACCTTACAAGGCACTTCATGGTCCCTTGCCTCTTTGCCTTTTAAAAGGTAAAAAGGCTCATTCAAAATCGCTGGACTACCTCAATTTAGACAAAATGAGCATAAAGGAACCTGCTGACACAGAAGTGCTACAgtaccagctccagcacctgacCCTCAGAGGAGACCGTATGTTTGCAAGAAATAATACATGA